Proteins found in one Helicobacter sp. NHP19-003 genomic segment:
- a CDS encoding amino acid ABC transporter permease yields MDLDWQFVRHALPLFGHGLALTLEISFFGILGASFLGFLVALCLFFKPKFLASLAKGYTELARNTPLLIQLFFLYYGLHEVGLTLNALACAVLGVIFLGGAYMAESFLLGLKALNKVQFESSLSLGLSRWQSLRFVLLPQSLAISLPSLGANVIFLLKETSVVSAIALADLMFVAKDLIGIYYKTNEALLLLVLSYLVVLLPLSGLFVLLERYYKQKAC; encoded by the coding sequence TTGGATTTAGATTGGCAGTTTGTGCGCCATGCTCTGCCCCTATTTGGACATGGGCTCGCCCTCACGCTTGAAATTTCCTTTTTTGGCATTTTGGGGGCGAGCTTTTTGGGCTTTCTCGTGGCTTTGTGTCTGTTCTTTAAGCCCAAGTTCTTAGCTAGTCTGGCTAAGGGCTACACCGAGTTGGCCCGAAACACCCCCTTACTCATTCAGCTTTTCTTTTTGTATTACGGCTTGCACGAAGTGGGGCTAACTTTGAACGCGCTTGCTTGCGCCGTGCTCGGGGTGATCTTTTTGGGCGGGGCATATATGGCAGAGAGCTTTTTACTAGGGCTAAAGGCACTCAACAAGGTGCAGTTTGAAAGCTCTTTGAGTTTGGGGTTGTCTAGGTGGCAAAGTTTGCGCTTTGTGCTCTTGCCCCAAAGTTTGGCGATTTCTTTGCCATCTTTGGGTGCAAATGTGATTTTCTTACTCAAAGAAACTTCCGTGGTGAGCGCAATTGCTCTGGCGGATTTAATGTTTGTGGCAAAGGATCTAATCGGCATTTACTACAAGACAAACGAGGCGTTGCTTTTACTAGTACTCTCTTATTTGGTCGTGTTGTTGCCCTTAAGCGGGCTGTTTGTGCTCTTAGAGCGGTACTATAAGCAAAAAGCATGCTAG
- the tyrS gene encoding tyrosine--tRNA ligase: MSVTEAMADITRGMGECIGLEYLQSLVEKFYATGERFSAKAGFDPTAPDLHLGHAVLLNKLATLQKHGARVQFVIGDFTATIGDPSGKSETRKTLSFEEVLVNAKTYEQQVFKILDPALTDVCFNSKWLRPLGADGLLVLTSKFSVARMLERDDFEKRHREKKPISMVEFMYPLLQGYDSVALQSDIELGGNDQKFNLLVGRFLQRAYGLSKEQSVLTMPLLEGLDGVAKMSKSLGNYIGVSEEPKGMYAKLLSISDALMWRYYELLSSQTSAEIATLKRGVEKGVLHPKAVKENLALEITARLHSKELAAEAKAAFDLIFSQKQIPSDLAQMEFSTGVWIAQVLKEAGLSPSTSQARRDIKAGGVKIDQEVLLDEQYHFSSGTYVVQVGKRKFLKAIIH; the protein is encoded by the coding sequence ATGAGCGTTACAGAGGCGATGGCAGACATCACAAGGGGCATGGGCGAGTGCATCGGCTTAGAGTATTTGCAAAGTTTAGTGGAAAAATTCTACGCCACAGGGGAGCGCTTCAGCGCAAAGGCAGGCTTTGACCCCACCGCCCCTGATTTACACTTGGGGCATGCCGTACTTTTGAATAAACTTGCCACTTTGCAAAAACACGGGGCTAGGGTGCAGTTTGTGATCGGGGATTTCACGGCGACCATTGGCGATCCTAGTGGCAAGAGCGAAACGAGAAAAACCCTAAGCTTTGAAGAAGTTTTGGTTAATGCCAAAACCTACGAGCAACAGGTCTTTAAAATCTTAGACCCTGCCCTAACTGATGTGTGTTTCAATTCCAAGTGGTTGCGTCCACTGGGCGCGGATGGCTTGCTGGTATTGACTTCTAAATTTTCAGTGGCTAGAATGCTGGAAAGAGATGATTTTGAGAAACGCCACAGAGAGAAAAAACCCATCAGCATGGTTGAGTTCATGTATCCGCTTTTGCAAGGTTATGACTCTGTGGCACTGCAGAGCGACATTGAACTTGGAGGCAACGACCAAAAGTTTAACTTACTCGTAGGGCGGTTTTTACAAAGGGCCTATGGACTGTCTAAAGAGCAAAGTGTGTTGACCATGCCCTTACTTGAGGGCTTAGATGGCGTGGCGAAAATGAGTAAAAGTTTGGGTAATTACATCGGGGTGAGCGAAGAGCCTAAGGGTATGTATGCCAAACTTTTAAGCATCAGCGATGCCTTAATGTGGAGGTATTACGAGCTTTTAAGCAGCCAAACGAGCGCAGAAATTGCCACGCTTAAAAGGGGGGTAGAAAAGGGGGTTTTACACCCCAAAGCCGTCAAAGAAAACCTAGCCCTAGAGATCACCGCTCGTTTGCACTCTAAAGAATTAGCCGCAGAAGCCAAAGCCGCCTTTGATCTCATCTTTAGCCAAAAACAAATCCCAAGCGACCTGGCGCAAATGGAGTTTAGCACAGGGGTTTGGATTGCCCAAGTTCTCAAAGAGGCAGGTTTAAGCCCCTCCACTTCCCAGGCCAGACGCGACATCAAGGCCGGAGGCGTGAAGATCGATCAAGAGGTACTCTTGGACGAGCAATATCACTTTTCTTCGGGCACTTATGTTGTGCAGGTCGGTAAAAGAAAATTTTTAAAAGCCATCATCCACTAA
- a CDS encoding N-acetylmuramoyl-L-alanine amidase family protein, with amino-acid sequence MDVVPFGVSSLRITFNQPINHRVVKETRLSHFKTLLQVKAQLLLPPRRYRFANKTSIKITHRKYAQIWIAWNKNTTYSYKIAHEHLYILIQTHPLVRQNIRALEPNPKELKQFKVVIDPGHGGHDCGALGVNHVCEKRIVLAVAKDLQQELQKQGYKVYMTRKKDVYISLKARTEFANDKNADLFISIHANSIPKNATTNPEGIETYFLSTARSERARKVAEQENQDDVKVMDYFSKLSFLNSLNSQRLIISNKLAIDVQFGILSKLRQHYKGVVDGGVREGPFWVLAGALMPSILIEIGYNSNPKESKRIQDKRYEQWLAKGIADGVQSFISKNY; translated from the coding sequence ATGGATGTTGTACCCTTTGGGGTGAGCTCTTTGAGAATCACCTTCAACCAGCCCATCAACCACCGTGTGGTGAAAGAAACCCGTCTTTCTCACTTTAAAACTTTGTTGCAAGTGAAAGCCCAGCTGCTACTACCACCCAGACGCTACCGCTTTGCGAACAAAACTTCGATTAAAATCACCCACCGCAAGTATGCGCAAATTTGGATCGCTTGGAATAAAAACACCACTTACAGCTATAAAATTGCGCACGAACACTTGTATATCTTGATCCAAACCCACCCATTAGTGCGCCAAAATATAAGAGCACTAGAGCCTAACCCTAAAGAATTGAAACAGTTTAAAGTTGTGATCGACCCCGGGCATGGCGGGCATGACTGCGGTGCACTAGGCGTAAACCATGTTTGTGAAAAGCGCATAGTGCTGGCTGTGGCAAAAGATTTGCAACAAGAGTTGCAAAAACAGGGCTATAAAGTCTATATGACTCGTAAAAAAGATGTTTATATCAGCTTGAAAGCCCGCACGGAGTTTGCCAACGACAAGAACGCCGATTTGTTCATCTCCATACACGCCAATTCTATCCCCAAAAACGCCACCACAAACCCCGAGGGCATAGAAACCTATTTTCTCTCCACGGCTAGAAGTGAGCGGGCACGCAAGGTCGCCGAGCAAGAAAACCAAGACGATGTTAAAGTCATGGACTATTTCTCCAAACTCTCGTTTTTGAACTCGCTCAACTCCCAAAGGCTCATCATTTCGAATAAACTTGCCATTGATGTGCAATTTGGCATTTTAAGCAAGTTACGCCAACACTACAAAGGCGTGGTGGATGGGGGCGTGCGCGAGGGACCCTTTTGGGTGCTGGCTGGGGCGTTAATGCCATCCATTTTGATAGAAATTGGCTACAACTCCAACCCCAAAGAGTCCAAACGAATCCAAGACAAACGCTACGAGCAATGGCTAGCCAAGGGGATTGCCGATGGTGTGCAAAGTTTCATCAGCAAAAATTATTGA
- a CDS encoding MqnA/MqnD/SBP family protein: protein MRFGKIDYLNLLPFDIFIKGYPTPSSFKQCLNHRKSYPAKLNKDFFLRRIDAGFISSLAGYASWRKKQVTPCAIIGNAKVLSVLVLLQEKEGIDTQSATSNALCQVLGLKGQVLIGDNALRFYYKPQPKPEFVDLATLWHQKTGLPFVFGRFCYQAHGAFYQEMAKAFYKRPVKIPHYILEQRAKMSGLTRAQILHYLKHILYRVRPKEEFSLRCFYRQVRLKRATRPKRF, encoded by the coding sequence ATGCGTTTTGGCAAAATCGACTATTTAAATTTACTCCCCTTTGACATCTTCATCAAGGGCTACCCCACGCCCTCAAGTTTTAAACAATGTTTAAACCACAGAAAATCCTATCCAGCTAAACTGAATAAGGACTTTTTCCTGCGGCGCATTGACGCAGGCTTCATCTCCTCTTTGGCTGGCTATGCGTCTTGGCGCAAAAAGCAGGTAACGCCCTGTGCCATCATTGGCAATGCAAAGGTGTTGAGCGTACTTGTGCTGTTGCAAGAAAAAGAAGGCATAGACACACAATCGGCGACTTCTAACGCCCTCTGCCAAGTCTTGGGGCTTAAGGGGCAAGTGTTGATCGGAGATAATGCCTTGCGTTTTTACTACAAACCACAGCCCAAGCCCGAATTTGTGGATTTAGCCACGCTGTGGCATCAAAAAACAGGCTTGCCCTTTGTCTTTGGGCGTTTCTGCTACCAAGCACATGGAGCATTTTACCAAGAAATGGCAAAAGCCTTTTATAAAAGACCTGTGAAAATCCCCCACTATATCCTGGAGCAGAGGGCAAAGATGAGCGGACTCACAAGGGCGCAAATTTTGCACTATTTAAAGCACATTTTATACAGAGTGCGCCCCAAAGAAGAGTTTTCTTTGCGCTGTTTTTACCGCCAAGTGCGCCTAAAAAGGGCCACAAGGCCTAAGCGTTTTTAG
- the acnB gene encoding bifunctional aconitate hydratase 2/2-methylisocitrate dehydratase gives MHFLDEYQKALQERAKEHIPPLPLSAKQVQSVVEILMHSQNSDECAFVKDLLIHRVSPGVDEGAQVKAEFLGQVALKKCTCPHFSPLEAVRYLGTMLGGYNVAPLILALQSGDAQVAKEACQALKSTLLVYNSFETIASLSKTNALAKEVLESWANAEWFLNRPALPEKLELCVLKIDGETNTDDLSPASDAFTRSDIPLHANAMLKNRIENTHERLEKAKSKGIPVVYVGDVVGTGSSRKSATNSIMWHFGQDIPFVPNKRTGGVVIGGVIAPIFFATCEDSGALPLIADVKDLHEGDIIQVYPYKGEICKQGQVVSRFNLEPTTLADEFRAGGRIALIIGRGLTNKARKFLGLEASSVFASPKQPLDSNKGYTLAQKMVGRACGLEGVRPGAYCEPITTTVGSQDTTGAMTRDEVKELASLSFEADFVLQSFCHTAAYPKPADVSLQATLPQFFTSRGGVALKPKDGIIHSWLNRMGLPDTLGTGGDSHTRFPIGISFPAGSGLVAFAAVTGTMPLNMPESVLVRFKGQMQPGITLRDLVNAIPYYAIKQGLLTVEKKGKKNIFNGRILEIEGLGDIKIEQAFEFSDASAERSAAACTVRLNKEPIIEYLSSNIKLIEQMIESGYEHKETLRRRAAKMQEWINNPTLLEPDADAEYAAVIEIDLNEITEPILACPNDPDDVAALSEILSNPKRPQKIDEVFIGSCMTNIGHFRAFGEIVKGAGASPIRLWIVPPTKMDEQQLIKEGYFAIFGAAGARTEVPGCSLCMGNQARVRDNAVVFSTSTRNFDNRMGKGAQVYLGSAELGAVCALLGKIPTPKEYLDLVAHKLTERKEEIYRYMNFHLMEKMAL, from the coding sequence ATGCATTTCTTAGATGAATACCAAAAAGCCCTGCAAGAGAGGGCAAAAGAGCATATCCCCCCTCTGCCCTTGAGTGCTAAACAAGTCCAAAGCGTTGTGGAGATTTTAATGCATTCACAAAATAGCGATGAATGCGCTTTTGTCAAGGATTTATTGATCCACCGCGTGAGCCCCGGGGTCGATGAGGGCGCACAGGTCAAAGCCGAGTTTCTCGGGCAAGTGGCATTGAAAAAATGCACATGCCCGCATTTTAGCCCCCTAGAGGCGGTGCGCTATTTAGGTACCATGCTAGGCGGTTACAATGTCGCTCCCTTGATTTTAGCCCTGCAAAGCGGCGATGCACAGGTGGCTAAAGAGGCGTGCCAAGCGTTGAAATCCACCCTGCTTGTCTATAACTCTTTTGAAACGATCGCCAGCTTAAGCAAAACCAACGCCCTAGCCAAAGAGGTTTTAGAGTCGTGGGCAAATGCTGAGTGGTTTTTAAACAGACCCGCCCTGCCCGAAAAACTCGAGCTGTGCGTGCTAAAAATCGATGGCGAAACCAACACGGACGATTTGAGCCCGGCTAGCGATGCCTTCACCCGCAGCGACATTCCCCTACACGCCAATGCCATGTTGAAAAACCGCATTGAAAACACGCACGAAAGGTTAGAAAAAGCCAAATCTAAGGGCATACCGGTGGTGTATGTGGGCGATGTGGTCGGCACGGGTAGCTCGCGTAAAAGCGCGACCAACTCTATCATGTGGCACTTTGGCCAAGACATCCCCTTTGTGCCAAATAAACGCACGGGGGGCGTGGTGATCGGGGGGGTGATTGCCCCAATTTTCTTTGCCACTTGTGAGGACAGCGGGGCATTACCCCTAATCGCCGATGTCAAAGACCTGCATGAGGGCGACATCATCCAAGTCTATCCTTACAAGGGCGAGATTTGCAAACAAGGGCAGGTGGTGAGTCGCTTTAACCTAGAACCCACCACCCTAGCCGATGAATTTAGAGCGGGCGGACGCATTGCGCTCATTATCGGGCGGGGCTTAACCAACAAAGCCCGTAAGTTTTTGGGCTTAGAGGCTTCTAGTGTCTTTGCGAGCCCAAAGCAACCCCTTGATAGTAACAAAGGCTACACCCTAGCGCAGAAAATGGTGGGGCGTGCATGTGGGCTTGAGGGGGTGCGCCCCGGGGCTTACTGTGAGCCTATCACCACCACTGTGGGCAGCCAAGACACCACAGGGGCGATGACAAGGGATGAAGTCAAAGAACTTGCCAGCCTTAGCTTTGAAGCCGATTTTGTGTTGCAATCCTTTTGCCACACCGCCGCCTACCCCAAACCCGCCGATGTGAGTTTGCAAGCCACCTTGCCCCAGTTTTTCACCAGCCGGGGGGGCGTGGCTTTAAAACCTAAAGATGGCATCATCCACTCATGGCTTAATCGCATGGGGCTACCCGACACGCTAGGCACGGGCGGAGATAGCCACACCCGTTTTCCTATCGGCATTAGTTTTCCTGCCGGCAGTGGGTTAGTCGCCTTTGCCGCTGTTACGGGCACGATGCCCTTAAACATGCCCGAGTCTGTGCTGGTGCGTTTTAAGGGACAAATGCAGCCGGGGATCACTTTAAGGGATTTGGTGAATGCCATTCCTTACTACGCCATCAAGCAAGGCTTATTGACCGTGGAGAAAAAGGGCAAGAAAAATATCTTCAATGGGCGGATTTTAGAGATCGAGGGTTTAGGCGACATTAAAATCGAGCAAGCTTTTGAGTTCAGCGATGCGAGTGCCGAGAGAAGTGCCGCCGCTTGCACCGTGCGCCTAAATAAAGAGCCCATCATTGAATATTTGAGCTCAAATATTAAGCTCATCGAGCAAATGATAGAAAGTGGCTATGAGCACAAAGAAACCCTGCGAAGGCGCGCCGCCAAAATGCAAGAGTGGATCAATAACCCCACTTTGCTTGAGCCAGACGCAGATGCTGAATACGCCGCGGTGATTGAGATTGATTTAAACGAAATCACAGAGCCCATTTTGGCATGCCCTAACGACCCCGATGATGTGGCGGCATTGAGCGAAATATTGAGCAACCCCAAACGCCCCCAAAAGATCGATGAGGTGTTTATCGGCAGCTGCATGACAAATATTGGGCATTTTCGAGCCTTTGGCGAGATTGTCAAGGGAGCGGGAGCATCGCCTATCCGCCTTTGGATTGTACCGCCCACTAAAATGGACGAGCAACAACTCATTAAAGAGGGCTACTTTGCGATTTTTGGGGCAGCAGGCGCGCGCACAGAGGTCCCGGGTTGCAGTTTGTGTATGGGCAATCAAGCGAGGGTTAGAGATAATGCGGTGGTCTTTTCCACCTCCACGCGCAATTTTGACAACCGCATGGGCAAGGGTGCGCAGGTGTATTTAGGCAGTGCCGAGCTGGGGGCGGTGTGTGCCCTGCTTGGCAAAATCCCCACGCCCAAAGAGTATTTAGACCTAGTGGCGCACAAGCTCACCGAGCGCAAGGAGGAGATTTACCGCTACATGAATTTCCACTTGATGGAGAAAATGGCTCTCTAG
- a CDS encoding nitronate monooxygenase, translating to MISTLKPLKIGKHTIQYPIFQGGMGVGISWDELAGSAAKEGVLGVISAVGTGYYKNMRFVEKIVAKKPFEALNFYSKQALNEIFKNARKICGSKPLGANILHAINEYGRVVRDACEAGANVIITGAGLPTNMPEFTKDFPNVALIPIISSVKALHIICKRWSARYKKVPDAVIVEGPLSGGHQGFKYEDCFKEEFQLENLVPGIVEAAKEWGDIPVIAAGGIWDRKDIDKMLDLGASGVQMATRFLGTKECDAKAYAEILPALKKEDILLIKSPVGYPARAINTGVLERIKEGNAPKIACVSNCVNPCNRGEEARNVGYCIADGLGRAHQGNRAEGLYFTGANGYRIEKIISVHELVQELTQG from the coding sequence ATGATTTCCACATTAAAACCGCTCAAAATCGGCAAACACACCATCCAATACCCCATTTTTCAAGGGGGCATGGGTGTGGGGATTAGTTGGGACGAATTGGCGGGCAGTGCCGCTAAAGAGGGCGTGCTGGGTGTGATCTCGGCGGTGGGCACAGGCTATTATAAAAACATGCGCTTTGTTGAAAAGATCGTGGCAAAAAAACCCTTTGAGGCCTTAAATTTCTATTCCAAACAAGCCCTGAATGAAATCTTTAAAAACGCCCGTAAAATCTGTGGGTCCAAGCCCTTGGGGGCAAATATCCTGCACGCCATCAATGAGTATGGACGGGTCGTAAGAGATGCTTGCGAAGCGGGGGCGAATGTCATCATCACGGGGGCGGGCTTGCCCACAAACATGCCCGAATTCACCAAGGACTTCCCCAATGTCGCACTCATCCCTATCATCTCTTCAGTGAAAGCCTTGCACATCATTTGTAAACGCTGGAGCGCGCGCTATAAGAAAGTCCCCGATGCTGTGATTGTGGAGGGTCCTTTGAGTGGAGGGCATCAGGGCTTCAAGTATGAGGACTGCTTTAAAGAAGAATTTCAGCTAGAAAATTTGGTCCCCGGGATTGTGGAAGCGGCTAAAGAGTGGGGAGATATCCCTGTCATCGCCGCTGGGGGCATTTGGGATCGCAAAGACATAGACAAAATGCTAGATTTAGGGGCGAGTGGGGTGCAAATGGCAACGAGATTTTTAGGCACGAAAGAGTGTGATGCCAAAGCCTATGCCGAAATTTTGCCCGCCCTTAAAAAAGAAGATATTTTGCTCATCAAATCCCCTGTGGGCTACCCAGCCCGCGCCATCAACACAGGGGTTTTAGAGCGCATTAAAGAGGGCAACGCCCCCAAGATTGCCTGCGTGAGTAATTGCGTGAACCCTTGCAATCGGGGCGAAGAGGCCCGTAATGTGGGCTATTGCATCGCCGATGGTTTAGGGCGTGCCCATCAAGGCAATAGAGCAGAGGGGCTGTATTTTACGGGGGCTAATGGGTATCGCATTGAAAAAATCATCAGCGTACACGAACTCGTGCAAGAGCTGACTCAAGGCTAG